The Mucilaginibacter yixingensis genome window below encodes:
- a CDS encoding TonB-dependent receptor, protein MVKILRSYLLITILACVFYSSAQAQITGKISGKITDAKTGENLIGANLLIQGTTKGAVVNVNGDYVLNIAPGTYALSIQYVGYKSRSISEVQVQADQVTTLNITLEHQGKQLKEVVIVQSKASREKETALLAEQKRSVEMKQAIGSQEMAKKGVSNAAAAVTKTAGIVKLESTKNVFVRGLGDRYNSTSLNGLPLPSEDPLYKNISLDFFQSNIIRNINVNKTFGAPLYGDNAGANIDISSKELEDRRFFSIYFEGGVNSNAVSASRFAVADGAFSYFGFLKNGRNTPITDLTRYTFNSGFQTEKALSPINTSFNISGGRKFNLGKSTNSLSLFGVASNVSDYSYRTGFIGQATNTGDYQQAMDVKRYDYKTTQSLLGNAKFRHTKGSVSLNSLFIHSDAQFVGNYLGYNKDINDNLGSADAENSLIVRQQNNSNNLFSNQLLADYKFSSKISANIGTVYSTLRGTEPDRKTNAYAMTASGSYILSANSPGDNNRFFSLLDENDLGTKAEVNYQFNPDANFPVVLTLGGNYRKTDRTFNFTEFDYQQGGLSVDPNNPDAALNQQNLSAGAFKLITLWNSSNLDPMYYIGHRKIGAGYAQLVYPVSENFIIEAGLRSENVKQTITWNTNITSTVTDLTTPPSLIDKNYLLPSLNMKYSFNDNNALRFAASETYTMPQFKEMANFLYNDINFNERGNPYLSPSKDHNVDLKYDHYLSRKEIISVGAFYKNIQNPIVRMIMNTPGLDYSYVNTKSANVAGAEVELRKTLYTFKGKKSTSDLSFGFNASYLYSQEDQTDVTTGLVSATFTNQKGKMQGASPLLINSDLSYSMDNDKTSLLSTLVFNYAYDKVFSVGTTGRENVLEKAVPSLDIINSFGLKRSKLTINLGGRNLLDPKFELTQRSTSNVTGKTTDVLISSYKRGITLFLGLSWHL, encoded by the coding sequence ATGGTAAAAATTTTACGCTCCTACTTACTTATTACAATACTTGCGTGTGTCTTCTACAGTTCTGCACAAGCGCAAATTACAGGCAAAATATCAGGCAAGATCACTGACGCTAAAACCGGTGAAAACCTTATTGGTGCTAACTTATTGATACAAGGTACAACCAAGGGCGCGGTTGTCAATGTTAATGGCGACTACGTACTAAATATAGCGCCTGGCACCTATGCCCTGTCAATACAGTATGTGGGTTACAAAAGCCGATCCATCAGCGAAGTACAGGTGCAGGCAGACCAGGTTACTACCTTAAATATCACTCTTGAGCACCAGGGTAAACAGTTGAAGGAGGTGGTCATAGTCCAATCAAAGGCTAGTCGTGAAAAAGAAACTGCACTGCTTGCAGAGCAGAAAAGGTCTGTAGAAATGAAACAGGCCATCGGTTCGCAGGAAATGGCTAAGAAAGGCGTTTCTAATGCCGCTGCTGCTGTTACAAAAACGGCCGGGATCGTTAAATTGGAAAGCACCAAGAACGTGTTTGTGCGCGGACTTGGCGACAGATACAATTCTACATCTCTCAACGGGCTACCGCTGCCTTCAGAAGATCCATTGTACAAAAATATTTCTTTGGATTTTTTTCAGTCCAATATCATCAGAAACATTAACGTCAATAAAACGTTCGGCGCACCTCTTTACGGAGATAATGCCGGAGCGAACATTGATATTTCTTCAAAAGAGCTGGAAGATCGCCGCTTTTTCAGTATTTATTTTGAGGGCGGAGTTAATAGCAATGCCGTTTCGGCAAGCAGGTTTGCGGTTGCAGATGGCGCTTTCAGTTATTTTGGCTTCCTTAAAAATGGAAGGAACACCCCGATCACCGATTTGACCCGGTACACTTTTAATTCGGGTTTTCAAACCGAAAAAGCCTTAAGTCCGATAAATACAAGCTTCAACATCAGCGGTGGCCGTAAGTTCAATTTGGGTAAGAGCACCAACTCACTTTCATTGTTTGGCGTGGCCAGCAATGTGAGCGATTATTCGTACAGGACAGGTTTCATCGGTCAAGCCACAAACACGGGCGATTACCAGCAGGCTATGGACGTGAAACGCTACGATTACAAAACTACACAGTCCTTACTCGGTAATGCAAAATTCAGACATACTAAAGGCAGTGTTTCGTTGAATTCGCTTTTTATTCATAGCGACGCGCAATTTGTAGGAAATTATTTAGGATACAATAAAGACATTAACGATAATCTGGGCTCGGCCGATGCTGAGAATTCGCTAATCGTCCGCCAACAAAACAATAGCAACAATTTATTCTCCAATCAGCTATTGGCAGACTATAAATTCAGTAGTAAAATTAGCGCAAACATCGGCACAGTGTACAGTACTTTGCGTGGAACTGAACCGGACAGAAAAACCAATGCCTATGCCATGACGGCTTCCGGAAGCTATATTTTAAGTGCAAATTCTCCGGGAGATAACAACCGCTTTTTCTCTTTACTTGACGAAAATGATCTGGGTACAAAAGCAGAGGTAAATTATCAATTTAACCCGGATGCAAATTTTCCGGTGGTTTTGACTTTGGGTGGTAATTACAGAAAAACAGACAGGACCTTCAATTTTACGGAGTTCGACTACCAGCAAGGCGGTTTGAGCGTTGACCCGAACAACCCCGATGCTGCACTAAACCAGCAAAACCTTAGCGCAGGAGCGTTCAAACTCATTACTTTATGGAACAGCTCCAACTTAGACCCGATGTATTACATCGGTCATCGCAAAATTGGCGCCGGCTACGCGCAATTAGTTTATCCTGTAAGCGAGAACTTCATTATAGAAGCGGGTTTGCGAAGCGAAAATGTAAAACAAACTATCACCTGGAATACCAACATTACCAGTACAGTAACAGATCTTACTACACCGCCATCGCTTATTGACAAAAATTATTTGCTGCCCAGCTTAAATATGAAATACAGCTTCAACGACAACAACGCGTTGCGTTTTGCAGCAAGCGAAACTTACACCATGCCGCAGTTTAAGGAAATGGCAAATTTTCTGTATAACGACATCAACTTCAATGAACGCGGAAACCCGTATTTGTCACCCTCAAAAGATCACAATGTTGATTTGAAGTATGATCATTATTTATCGAGAAAAGAGATTATTTCTGTGGGCGCTTTTTACAAGAACATCCAAAATCCGATCGTGAGAATGATCATGAACACACCGGGGCTTGATTACTCTTATGTGAATACAAAAAGCGCTAACGTTGCAGGCGCAGAAGTGGAATTAAGGAAAACCTTATACACTTTTAAAGGCAAAAAAAGCACCAGCGATCTTTCTTTCGGATTCAACGCTTCTTATCTGTATAGCCAGGAAGACCAAACCGACGTAACAACGGGTCTTGTATCGGCTACATTTACCAACCAAAAAGGAAAAATGCAGGGCGCTTCTCCCCTGCTCATTAACTCTGATCTGAGTTACAGCATGGATAACGATAAAACATCGCTTTTATCCACCCTGGTGTTTAACTATGCTTACGACAAAGTATTCTCTGTAGGAACAACAGGCCGTGAAAATGTGCTGGAGAAAGCAGTTCCTTCACTTGATATCATCAACAGCTTTGGGTTGAAGAGATCCAAATTAACGATAAATCTTGGCGGAAGAAACCTCCTGGATCCAAAGTTTGAACTAACACAGAGATCCACATCAAACGTGACCGGCAAAACAACAGACGTATTGATAAGCAGCTATAAAAGAGGCATCACACTGTTTTTAGGGCTTAGCTGGCATTTATAG
- a CDS encoding helix-turn-helix domain-containing protein, translating to MPLNSFGHFIKACRITAGLSQTILASHLGIARAHLSRIECGKKKLRIEKLETLSHALDINLTDLKKEFYSDIFAEEILKNDCPITVLEATKQKITRSYRIKNGYAI from the coding sequence ATGCCGCTAAATAGTTTCGGGCATTTTATTAAGGCATGCCGTATAACTGCAGGCCTATCTCAAACCATTCTGGCTAGCCACTTAGGTATAGCAAGAGCCCACTTAAGCCGTATTGAATGTGGTAAGAAAAAATTAAGGATAGAAAAGCTGGAAACCCTTTCCCATGCGCTCGACATCAACTTAACAGATCTGAAGAAGGAATTCTACAGCGATATTTTTGCTGAAGAAATATTAAAAAACGATTGCCCGATAACGGTACTCGAAGCTACTAAACAAAAAATAACAAGATCGTACCGCATAAAGAATGGTTATGCCATTTAA
- a CDS encoding MarR family winged helix-turn-helix transcriptional regulator translates to MEFGEEFGLQAMLVHKSFHSYLYQLLSETDLQHHYQVIIILIRFNGKATQKLLCEQLSVEKSNMAVIINALEAKGYVKREVNYKDRRGKLITFTSKAENAIFKLKAAFEHFEKHVLTDISWQEMYNCLSVLKKINDNLSTMNEIRLVKENLVESYGNKVEEEAEACR, encoded by the coding sequence ATGGAATTTGGAGAAGAGTTTGGCTTGCAGGCCATGCTCGTACACAAGTCTTTTCACAGTTATTTATATCAATTACTTTCCGAAACAGACCTACAGCATCATTACCAGGTTATTATCATTCTGATACGGTTTAATGGGAAAGCCACGCAAAAACTACTTTGCGAACAACTAAGCGTTGAAAAGTCTAACATGGCCGTAATTATTAACGCCCTTGAAGCTAAAGGTTATGTGAAGCGAGAGGTTAATTACAAAGATCGCCGTGGCAAACTTATTACGTTTACATCTAAAGCGGAAAATGCCATTTTTAAACTGAAGGCGGCTTTTGAACATTTCGAGAAACATGTACTTACAGACATTAGCTGGCAGGAGATGTACAATTGCCTTAGCGTGCTCAAGAAGATCAATGATAACCTATCAACGATGAACGAGATACGGCTCGTAAAAGAAAACCTAGTCGAAAGTTATGGCAATAAAGTTGAGGAGGAGGCTGAAGCATGCCGCTAA
- a CDS encoding PA2169 family four-helix-bundle protein has protein sequence METKTTSVLNELIEINNDRIAGFEKAIADINDENIDLKEIFQRYAAQSRENSQELSALVGAEDNDVETGTSMAGSLHRAWIDVKSIFGGSTRESILSEAERGEDAIKKAYRDALEDPELSAQAREIVSRQQSGVNAAHDEVKALRDAAK, from the coding sequence ATGGAAACCAAAACAACCTCGGTTCTGAACGAACTGATCGAGATCAACAACGACCGTATCGCCGGTTTTGAAAAAGCGATAGCTGACATTAACGACGAGAACATCGACCTGAAGGAAATCTTCCAGCGTTACGCGGCGCAGAGTCGTGAGAATAGCCAGGAACTTTCAGCTTTGGTTGGTGCCGAAGACAATGACGTGGAAACCGGCACCAGTATGGCCGGTAGTCTGCATCGCGCCTGGATAGACGTGAAATCCATTTTTGGCGGCAGCACCCGCGAAAGCATCCTCTCAGAAGCCGAACGCGGAGAAGACGCCATTAAGAAAGCTTACCGCGATGCCCTGGAAGACCCGGAATTAAGCGCCCAGGCCCGCGAAATAGTGAGCCGTCAGCAGAGTGGCGTCAATGCCGCGCATGACGAAGTAAAGGCACTGCGCGACGCTGCGAAGTAA
- a CDS encoding ferritin-like domain-containing protein — MATKKQMKAERSPEAESALKELFIDELKDIYWAEQHLVKALPKMSKGATSDELKKTIEEHLTQTENQVARLEKVFESIGEKAKAVKCEAMDGLLKEADELLKETEKGTEVRDVAIISAAQKVEHYEIASYGTLRTLATTLGYTEAASLLEETLKEEKTADSLLTEVAENYVNKAAAAEVE; from the coding sequence ATGGCAACCAAAAAGCAAATGAAAGCCGAACGCTCTCCCGAAGCGGAAAGCGCGCTGAAAGAATTGTTCATCGATGAACTGAAAGACATTTACTGGGCTGAGCAACACCTGGTAAAAGCCCTGCCAAAAATGAGCAAGGGCGCAACTTCGGACGAACTAAAGAAAACCATCGAAGAGCATCTTACGCAAACTGAAAACCAGGTAGCCCGTTTGGAAAAAGTATTTGAAAGCATTGGCGAGAAAGCTAAAGCCGTGAAATGCGAAGCGATGGACGGCCTGCTGAAAGAAGCCGACGAACTGCTGAAAGAAACAGAGAAAGGCACCGAAGTGCGTGATGTGGCCATTATCTCGGCTGCCCAGAAAGTGGAGCACTATGAAATTGCATCTTATGGCACGCTGCGCACGCTGGCTACCACGTTAGGTTATACTGAAGCTGCCAGTTTGCTGGAAGAAACCCTTAAAGAAGAAAAAACGGCTGATTCCTTATTGACCGAAGTGGCCGAGAACTATGTGAACAAAGCTGCCGCGGCAGAAGTGGAGTAA
- a CDS encoding DUF72 domain-containing protein has product MQNYYAGTSNLMLLVKNKSFFPEEFREGSRLTYYASLFNSIEINASFYRMPQARTVQKWSGEVPDDFRFTFKIHQSVTHELPGRFNMQPLPAFMDAVSTSGKRGCLLVQLPPKFGPDLLQLTALLTALQPYGWQLAIEFRHKGWYREEVYQLLRSFNAAMVAHDMQKSAAPLVLTAQHVFLRFHGPEPGYRGSYTGDYLQEHATYIQDWLAEGRTLYAYFNNTLGAAVQNLQTLNRLVHRH; this is encoded by the coding sequence ATGCAAAACTATTATGCAGGCACCAGCAACCTAATGTTGCTCGTCAAAAACAAATCCTTCTTCCCGGAGGAGTTCAGGGAAGGATCGCGGTTAACTTATTATGCCTCGCTGTTCAATTCTATCGAGATCAACGCCAGTTTTTACCGGATGCCACAAGCACGAACAGTACAGAAATGGTCGGGCGAAGTGCCTGATGATTTCAGGTTTACCTTTAAAATACATCAATCCGTAACGCATGAATTGCCGGGAAGGTTTAATATGCAACCCTTACCTGCATTCATGGATGCTGTCAGTACAAGCGGTAAACGTGGCTGTCTGCTGGTGCAACTCCCGCCTAAATTCGGGCCTGACTTGTTGCAATTGACCGCCTTACTTACCGCATTGCAGCCTTACGGCTGGCAGTTGGCAATAGAGTTTCGGCATAAAGGCTGGTATAGAGAAGAAGTCTATCAGTTGTTGCGCAGCTTCAATGCAGCAATGGTAGCGCATGATATGCAAAAATCGGCAGCGCCGCTGGTATTAACGGCGCAGCATGTATTTCTGCGGTTCCATGGCCCGGAGCCTGGTTATCGCGGCAGCTACACCGGCGACTATTTGCAGGAACATGCTACTTACATACAGGACTGGCTGGCCGAAGGCAGAACGCTTTACGCATACTTTAACAATACCCTGGGCGCTGCGGTGCAAAATCTGCAAACATTGAACAGGCTGGTACATCGGCATTAA
- a CDS encoding DUF3175 domain-containing protein yields MTTAKKWSGEVTTHSNALDLEKDVFKSGDPDKIAASLKHSAESSNRRKSSPYRSAMSMLTFYENRAGKNLDHSEKEVLEKAKGKLRELFGKTPK; encoded by the coding sequence ATGACGACAGCAAAAAAATGGTCGGGTGAAGTGACCACACACAGCAACGCCCTCGACCTGGAAAAAGACGTTTTCAAATCGGGCGATCCGGATAAGATCGCGGCCTCGCTAAAGCATTCCGCAGAAAGCAGTAACCGCCGAAAATCGTCGCCTTACCGCAGCGCGATGTCTATGCTGACCTTTTATGAAAACCGCGCCGGCAAGAACCTGGATCATTCGGAAAAAGAGGTATTGGAAAAAGCGAAAGGCAAACTTCGGGAGCTTTTCGGGAAAACCCCTAAATAG
- a CDS encoding DUF6496 domain-containing protein, translating to MAKYSDKAQDKVHKALHEEKEGTLKSGSGKKVTSRKQAIAIGLSEARKEGAKVPKKKH from the coding sequence ATGGCCAAATATTCAGACAAAGCGCAGGACAAGGTCCATAAAGCTTTACACGAGGAAAAGGAAGGTACGCTCAAAAGTGGCAGCGGTAAAAAAGTGACCAGTAGAAAACAGGCAATTGCCATCGGTTTATCTGAGGCGCGTAAAGAAGGTGCAAAAGTACCGAAGAAGAAACATTAA
- a CDS encoding SDR family oxidoreductase: protein MATATQTPKKQNKQPGIEATMNPAPEYIKDSYKAAGKLQDKVALITGGDSGIGRAVAVHFAEEGADIAIVYLDEDIDAKETQRLVEVAGKKCLLIKGDVKKADFCKKAVAKAVQEYGRLNILVNNAGMQFPQKDVKAIDEEQLDTTFRTNIFAYFYFAEAALEHLEVGDCIINTTSVTAYRSSPSLIDYSSTKGAITTFTRSLATNLTEKGIRVNAVAPGPVWTPLIVSSFGEEKIKSFGSETAMKRAGQPSELGPAYVFLASDDASFITGQVIHVNGGEVVNG from the coding sequence ATGGCAACTGCAACCCAAACACCTAAAAAGCAAAACAAACAACCCGGCATCGAGGCCACGATGAACCCGGCGCCGGAATATATCAAGGATAGCTATAAGGCTGCCGGAAAGTTACAGGACAAGGTTGCCCTGATTACCGGCGGCGACAGCGGCATCGGCCGTGCGGTGGCCGTGCATTTCGCGGAGGAAGGTGCGGATATCGCTATCGTCTATCTGGACGAAGATATTGACGCCAAAGAAACGCAGCGCCTGGTGGAAGTAGCGGGTAAAAAATGCCTGCTCATAAAAGGCGATGTCAAGAAAGCCGATTTCTGCAAAAAGGCAGTAGCGAAGGCAGTTCAGGAATATGGCCGGCTCAATATTTTGGTCAACAATGCAGGGATGCAGTTCCCGCAAAAGGATGTGAAGGCTATTGACGAGGAACAGCTTGATACGACTTTTCGCACTAACATCTTCGCCTATTTCTATTTTGCTGAAGCCGCACTGGAGCACCTGGAAGTCGGCGATTGTATCATCAATACCACCTCGGTGACCGCCTACCGCTCGTCACCATCGTTAATTGATTATTCTTCCACCAAAGGGGCTATCACCACATTTACCAGATCACTCGCTACCAACCTTACCGAAAAGGGTATCCGCGTAAATGCAGTGGCGCCCGGCCCGGTTTGGACGCCGCTGATCGTATCCAGTTTTGGCGAAGAAAAGATCAAGAGCTTTGGCAGTGAAACAGCGATGAAGCGGGCCGGTCAGCCGTCCGAGCTTGGCCCGGCTTATGTCTTCCTCGCTTCTGATGACGCTTCTTTCATTACGGGGCAGGTCATCCATGTTAATGGCGGCGAAGTGGTCAATGGCTAA
- a CDS encoding DUF421 domain-containing protein, which produces MNAWVYIFGAGEQLNVLQMSCRGAAFFLIALVLIRISGRRSFGLRMPLDNIITILLGAIMSRAVVGASPFLSVVTACFVIVLLHRFFAWLGSRNKRFSHWTEGHKFRLYHDGKFDHDEMRRALICKEDLMQGVRRSALTEDIKEIDEVYMERNGEISAIRKKTKT; this is translated from the coding sequence ATGAATGCCTGGGTTTATATTTTTGGAGCAGGCGAACAACTAAACGTTCTGCAAATGAGTTGCCGGGGTGCGGCCTTCTTCCTCATCGCCCTAGTGCTGATCCGCATCTCCGGTCGGCGTTCTTTCGGTCTGCGCATGCCGCTGGATAATATCATTACCATTCTGCTTGGCGCCATTATGAGCCGGGCCGTGGTAGGCGCGTCGCCTTTTCTCTCCGTCGTTACGGCCTGCTTCGTTATCGTTCTGCTGCACCGGTTCTTTGCGTGGCTGGGTTCCCGCAACAAACGTTTCAGCCACTGGACGGAAGGCCATAAATTCCGGCTCTATCACGACGGTAAATTCGATCACGACGAAATGCGTCGCGCCCTTATCTGTAAAGAAGACCTGATGCAAGGTGTGCGCCGCTCGGCACTGACCGAAGATATAAAGGAGATCGATGAAGTTTACATGGAGCGTAACGGCGAGATCAGCGCCATTCGCAAAAAAACGAAAACTTAA